The proteins below come from a single Acidobacteriota bacterium genomic window:
- a CDS encoding DUF1624 domain-containing protein, giving the protein MPEPVEAGGAPVPPTRTRAGYIDWMRGLAVLVMILAHVIDAWTVTGPARQTRGYFWFMVIAGMGAPMFLWLAGLAVPLAAHARMRRGASVADASRALQRRGWEIFGLALLFRLQAYVFSSGASLAGLLKVDILNVMGLSLVAAGWCWGRCRTSAGRIALASAVMVAVVVLSAPLRVWQWPGLLPDAIEWYLRPAPARTTFTLFPWSAFVFAGLALGEALATLGRDAHAQWRFHAACAFGGLALAGVAYRLSYLPTLVPGSAFWTTSPAFFAIRTGALIATLGILYFALKPGGLWDRVTMPRAWSPMELFGRTSLFVYWVHVELAYGMPSKPLHKALSFEGALVACALFTVFMLLLAMAKTKLWDRQTPWRT; this is encoded by the coding sequence ATGCCTGAACCCGTGGAAGCCGGCGGCGCCCCGGTGCCGCCGACGCGCACGCGCGCGGGCTACATCGACTGGATGCGGGGGCTGGCGGTCCTCGTCATGATCCTCGCGCACGTCATCGACGCGTGGACCGTGACAGGTCCCGCGCGGCAGACGCGCGGCTACTTCTGGTTCATGGTGATCGCCGGCATGGGCGCGCCGATGTTCCTCTGGCTCGCCGGTCTCGCGGTCCCACTGGCCGCGCACGCGAGGATGCGTCGCGGCGCGTCGGTCGCCGACGCGAGTCGCGCCCTGCAGCGGCGCGGCTGGGAGATCTTCGGGCTCGCGCTGCTGTTCCGCCTCCAGGCGTACGTGTTCAGCTCCGGCGCCTCGCTCGCCGGTCTGCTGAAGGTGGACATCCTGAACGTCATGGGCCTGTCGCTGGTCGCGGCGGGGTGGTGCTGGGGACGATGCCGCACGTCGGCGGGGCGCATCGCGTTGGCATCAGCGGTGATGGTTGCCGTTGTCGTGCTGTCGGCGCCACTGCGCGTGTGGCAGTGGCCTGGCCTGCTGCCGGACGCGATCGAGTGGTATCTGCGACCGGCACCCGCGCGTACCACGTTCACGCTGTTTCCGTGGAGCGCGTTCGTGTTCGCGGGGCTCGCGCTCGGCGAAGCGCTCGCGACCCTCGGGCGAGACGCGCACGCGCAGTGGCGGTTTCACGCCGCATGCGCATTCGGCGGTCTTGCCCTCGCCGGTGTGGCCTACCGGCTCTCGTACCTGCCGACGCTCGTTCCGGGCTCGGCGTTCTGGACCACCTCACCCGCCTTCTTCGCGATCAGGACAGGTGCGCTGATCGCCACGCTCGGCATCCTCTACTTCGCGCTGAAGCCGGGCGGTCTCTGGGATCGCGTGACGATGCCGCGTGCGTGGAGCCCGATGGAGTTGTTCGGGCGGACGTCGCTGTTCGTGTACTGGGTACACGTCGAACTCGCGTACGGCATGCCGTCCAAGCCGCTGCACAAGGCCCTCTCGTTCGAGGGCGCGCTCGTGGCGTGCGCGCTCTTCACGGTGTTCATGCTGCTGCTCGCCATGGCCAAGACGAAGCTCTGGGACAGGCAGACACCGTGGCGCACGTAG
- a CDS encoding OsmC family protein, whose amino-acid sequence MAKPPVDATLTWTHDLVFETQVAAVPGPTLDGDAAVATSPVQALALALGGCMAIDLVVILKKGRHDLRGLSLHLVGTRDDGPPAYFTSYTLRFTVTGGIPDEAIQRAIDLSRDKYCSVWHSLRQDTPLDVTFTRVDA is encoded by the coding sequence ATGGCCAAGCCTCCTGTAGACGCCACCCTCACATGGACGCACGATCTCGTCTTCGAGACGCAGGTGGCGGCCGTGCCCGGTCCCACGCTCGACGGCGATGCCGCTGTCGCCACGTCGCCCGTCCAGGCCCTCGCGCTCGCGCTCGGCGGCTGCATGGCGATCGATCTCGTGGTCATCCTGAAGAAGGGCCGCCACGATCTCCGCGGCCTCTCCCTGCATCTGGTGGGCACGCGAGACGATGGACCGCCGGCCTACTTCACCAGCTACACCCTGCGGTTCACCGTCACGGGGGGCATCCCCGACGAGGCCATCCAGCGCGCGATCGATCTGTCGCGCGACAAGTACTGCTCGGTGTGGCACAGCCTGCGGCAGGACACGCCGCTCGACGTGACGTTCACGCGCGTCGATGCCTGA
- a CDS encoding ferrous iron transport protein A, with protein sequence MVRRFYGVRKARARMARQGAMAATSDSTPVPLSSLAPGAIVRFRGTELDAGSSDLLRALGITRASRLTLCKAGDPCIVQVRSTRIGLSRAVADGILVEPDPAGA encoded by the coding sequence ATGGTCAGACGATTCTACGGCGTGCGAAAGGCGCGTGCTAGGATGGCGCGGCAGGGCGCCATGGCTGCCACGTCAGACTCCACACCCGTTCCACTGAGCTCACTCGCGCCAGGAGCAATCGTACGGTTCCGCGGCACTGAGCTCGACGCGGGATCGAGCGATCTGCTGCGCGCGCTCGGCATCACGCGAGCGAGTCGGCTCACGCTCTGCAAGGCCGGCGACCCGTGCATCGTGCAGGTGCGATCGACGCGCATCGGGCTGTCGCGCGCGGTGGCCGACGGCATCCTCGTCGAGCCCGATCCCGCCGGCGCCTGA